The window AGGCGTCCATTTGCGAACGCAACTGCAAATTTTCCGCCTTTAATTTTTCGAGGTCATGGAACACCGTTTGCGGCGAGCCCGGCGTCAGCGCCAACGGCTTGGCCAGCTCTTGTTTGCAGTTTTTGATGTGCTCGCGAATGAACGTGGCGTGTTCGGATTCCGGGCGCAGGTCCAGGAAGCGGGTGTAATGGTAGATGGCGACGGCGGGGGCGTTTTCCTCCGAGACTTTTTGTTCGTACAGGAGGCCCAACTCGAAATGCGCGGAAGCGGAGCGGGGATTGGTCTCCAGCGCCTTTTCAAACGCCTCGACCGCCGCTTTGAAGTTGTAACTGTTCATGTGGGCTTTGCCGGCGAGAAAATACGGATCCTTCTGCTCGTCCAACGGTCCGCTGGACGGCAGGCATCCGCCCAGCAACATTGCCAGCGGCAGCGCCCACCACACGCGCATCTTGATCAGCCCACGTAACATGGGGGTAACCTAAACAAAGACGCCGCGCTCTGCAACCGTCGGTTTTAACAAAATTGCATTTGCGATTCAGGATTGCCTGAGGCGGGAATTTTTGCCACATTGATGACCGGTGGTATCCGTCCGCCAAGCGAGCGGATACATGAGTTTGAAATTGGAAACAACAAATTGAAATATATGCTTATGAAAACGAATTATATGGGATTGGGGCTGGCGCTGAGCCTGGGCTGTTTGCTCGGCTGTGGAAAAAACGAAACCCCAACGACGCAGACCACTCCTCCGGCGTCTCAACCGCCCGCTTCAACG of the Verrucomicrobiota bacterium genome contains:
- a CDS encoding LysM peptidoglycan-binding domain-containing protein encodes the protein MLRGLIKMRVWWALPLAMLLGGCLPSSGPLDEQKDPYFLAGKAHMNSYNFKAAVEAFEKALETNPRSASAHFELGLLYEQKVSEENAPAVAIYHYTRFLDLRPESEHATFIREHIKNCKQELAKPLALTPGSPQTVFHDLEKLKAENLQLRSQMDAWMAYAKSLQTSVPAGSPPPPLVPGSVQPLPPLPVRSNIPALMRPISSTTNVTQATPPATTARKHKVQNGETPAAIAKKYGLSTTKLMEANPGVDAKRLKIGQELSIP